CACCACCGACGCCAGCGCAATCGCGCGACAGATTCTAGAGAAGATTCCGAAGTACTGCCGGAAGTGCATTTTCCGATCTGTTCACTACTCCTTCTGTAAAACCTAAATCCATCACTTACTCACTTTTAATGTTTTGAGAAGATGggaaaagagaaggaaagggTGAGGAAAGGGAGTTACTTAATCCATCCCAAATtatcccaattttttttttaatttaatcctaattattttaatttacaccgtcacaattttatatttttttaaaacccaTAACAATGCCACAATCAGATATAAGCTAACAAAGTTAACGCAGTTACCAAAAAGGACTTATTTGTACAGTTTTTACAAAAgctaggacttaagtgaactttttaaaaaagagggaccactttgaacaaaccctccccaaagagggaccaaaataggtattaaaccttgtTTTTAACACTACTTCAAAAGACCTTTTATTATTAGAGGTatcatatctatatatatataaacctttGATTGACTCTTATTTTACTCAATGTGAAAACTTATGTATATGTATGAATGTGAATCCCTTACTTTTATTTATctctaaatccactcaaataaacaaaaaaaaattatttaaatcgACTCAATTATTCTTGTGTAGATTCTTTCAAGTAAACAACACttggtaaaaatatattttcgatGTTTGTCGAAAAGAAGGGAGAAACTACGTGCTAGTCTTCTCAGATGTAGACTTACTTCCTTGACTTTCACTTCCCGACTATACTGCCCGTGCATTTTCTAATATGTCTGTTCACATTTATTTAGttatgttaacaaaatttggcTATATAGAAATAGACTAATTTTACTTTGGTGTTTCTgcatctctctttttttcttcttttactttcaaaattacaaatataatcttcaattctttgttaaataattttttttacttttatttttcattttgcatttttttattccttaacCAATTTTCAAAAACCTATTCAaagtttaacaattttttaaaatcagttaacataaaaaaaaaactaactttccAAAATCAGCAAtttcttaattaacttttaaaagtcAGTTAAGCAAGAAACATAATAAACCTATCAcggtttaaaaaaatgtatttaaaaataaacttattcgTATTTCTAaactgaaaaaatataataaatttaaaataacaaaaaaattaaaataataaataataaattttaaaaaataaaaataaaacaaacaaaaaaaataacaattaacaaaatttcaaataaaaaataacaaccaaatacaattgaaatatgtaaaaattcaagtaaaattaaattaaacaaataaaaaaaatcaatataatttcaaacaataaaaaaattattttaatgacaATTATTACATATTGAAGATTTATTAAAAcgaacaaaacataaaattaataattaaaattaaataacaaaaaggatataatttaaaataacaataacaaaaatattttaatttgtttaaaaagaacaatataaaatattaaaaataacaattttgttatttttattttaaattatatcttttttgttatttaattttatattgtttattttaataaatttgcaatatttaataattgtttttaatttgttttctggTTTGAAATTgtattgatttttgttatttgtttgtaattgtttaatttaattttagttgatatttttagatattaaaattgtattttgttattattttttatttgaaattttgttaattgttttttttttctgttttgtttgttttattttgatttgtattttGAAGCACGTTTCAAAAGCTCGTCGACTCTccgttaagaaaaaaaaataactaatcaatttctgaaaaattgaacttttaacCAACAATAAAGGAGTTCACATTTAATGGAAAGTCTAGTATGATCTTGAATAGACAGTGCAAGTATTGATGATCATATTTATCCACTCTGATTAGTAGTTACAAAACgaaaactgaaattaaataaaatgaaattaaattggaatgaagaaaaataaagaaatcatgATTAGATTTATAAGAATGAATAAGAATAGATAAGGTCGTAGATTCAACATTCGGAAGTTGGTTTAAAgagtatgaaaagaaaaataagaaaggtTGAGTTCATGACCCCgctaaaaaaatactaaaatttgcCAATAAAAAAGATACAgtaaattctttaatttaaaaaaaaaaaaagtatttcgTTTTTTCTTTATCTCCTAGCGAGAGGATGGCTGCTTTAGTAGATTCAAAAACCTCATCATGCATTAAGTATCATCGACATTGACACGTGTccagtgtcaaaatggtatcaaaaaaaggtgttaaaatatcattttccattaaGTAATCCGTGATGGGGATTGGAAGGCAATGTTAAAGTTAAGTGAGTAATATGATGATTGGATTTGTTCATCATCTTGTTACTCGCCTGGATTATGCAACTCTTACTTAAGCTAGCAGCATATAATTGACAGAAAAACATACATTAACGAGGAAGAAATGGCAGGAAATTTTCccatttgttttaaataaaagaaaactatacGTGAGACTATAGTTCGGTGAGATTAAATCCCATGAtaactcaaacaaaaaaaacaatcGTTCACAGCAGAAAAGGACCATAATAGAGAAGGCCGGGGTATATGATAAAGATGATTCACATATAGAGTCCTTCTGGCACCCCTTCTTTCTTCTTAAACATAACTTTATCCTTAGCCTTCTTGAAGTCGGCATGCGTCACCTGAAGATAAAAAATTGGTCATGTGggtaaacaaaaacaaaacaggaaatttaatataaataagcAGAAGACCTCAACCTGTAAAATAGGAAACATTTGcaaaatacaatacaattagGTCCAGACCCTCCACAGAGGCTTGAGATGAGAATAAGCAATCGCTCTAAATTacaagaaatatatttaaggaAGATTGTTTTCCAGTTCCATTTTCTCAATATCCCCACCTCAACTCCCTCCAACTTTTCTTGCAAATTTCTTCAATGGTATGTCTAAACTTACAATATGCAACCAACCAATgcaatatattttcttatgttaATATATGAATTTGAGCCATCAAATGAGCTTATCCATACTAATAACTTTGTAATTCCTAACAGCAACAGAGTTTcataatataaagataattcTAACCTTCATTCGTCGTTCCCGTAATGCAAGTAAGCCAGCTTCAGTACATATAGCTTTTATATCAGCTCCAGAGAACTCATCCTTAGTCATAACAAATTCTTCTAAGTTGACATCATCAGCTAATGTCATCCTTGATGTGTGAATCTAAATTTCACAGGTATAAGAACTGTTAgtcattaaagtaaaatatgcATATTATGATAAAACAGTGAAACCTGAAAGTACGGTTTCATAATACTAGTCACACCTACCTGGAAAATGCGTCTTCTTGTTTTGATATCAGGGAGAGGAAACTCAATCTTCCTGTCTATTCGACCAGGCCGCAGCAGGGCTGGATCAAGGCTTTCAATTCTGTTGGTTGCAAGAATCACTTTCACATCTCCTCTTGAATCAAAACCATCTAACTGGTTCAGCAACTCCAACATAGTCCTCTGAATCTCACGTTCTCCACCTGAGTGGGCATCATACCTACAAAGCATACAAGAGACATACTAAGAATTGTCCAAGATATCACTCTTCTACCTGTCCCACACCCTATGCCCCCTCcccaaagaaaaaataaaagaaaaactcaagaGAATAGAGGATAGATAATGTATCAGTAGTGATTCCTGAAGCTAATGTTCAATAACTTACCTCTTCGTACCAACAGCATCAATTTCATCAATGAAAACAATAGATGGGGAAAGATCATCAGCAACCCGGAAAAGTTCCCTTACAAGTTTTGGACCATCTCCCAagtatttttgtattaattcaCTACCAACAACACGTAAGAAGGTTGCTGATGTTGAGTTTGCCACGGCCTGAAAGTAAAAAGGCTTTGTTAGACCAAACTGAATAACAACATCAAAGTTGACACTGATACAAGGATCAACAAATGTATCATAATTGCATACTGATAAAACTATAATTACAGTAAACATTATGCAAAACATCAAATATTTAACAGATCAAATTTACTCCAAGTTTTGTTAGTTGCTTTTTCCATATGCGAACAGCAAGCTGCTACTTATTAACCaacttttgatttaattaaatgatGTTTGACGCAACAAAGAATAAACAATTTGACATAGGACTGTTAAATTCTAACACAATATCAATTTAACTTTAGCCTAATAAAAAAAACGTTTAAAAAgtgactattttttttaatgaagaaaactttgaaaaaaGGTACTATATATCTTTTAGGATTAGTTTCCATATTTCCTTGTTTACCTAGGATTATGATCTAGACAAAAACATGGCAGTGGTTCATATCTTATATAACATAATACAACAAAATGCTTGGAAAATATTATTCAGTTTCTATTCTCTCAATTTCCTCCCTTAATTCCTACAACTTAAATTGTATCAAGTTCATCAATCACGgattaataattaaacattaaaaaaagacaATTCTTGTGCAAAATGATTATGAAAAAGCTGAAGGGTCTAAAACAAGACATATTTACACGATATCCTCCATTATCTGTAAAACCGCTGACTAATAAAGAACAAATAACAGAacttaagaaaacaaaaaaataatggatAAATAAATTTTGCGGACAGACATTAAAAAACACTCTATAATCCACAAACCATATAAACCAGATAATCAATACAACCTCATTTTCAGAAAGTAGATATGAACAGAATTCAAACCCGGTAATTAAACAGATAAAATGAGAAGTTGAAAAGATGTTTAGATATCACCctataagacaaaaaaaaaatgaacaccTTTGCAAGTAATGTCTTCCCGGTTCCAGGTTCTCCATATAAAATGACTCCCTTAGGAGGCTTGATACCAATGTCTTCATACAGTTCAGGATGCGTCAGTGGAAGCTCAACTGCTTCTTTAATTTCCTGTATCTGGGCATCTAAACCACCAATGTCAGCATATGATTCCAAAGGTGCCTTCTCAACCTTCA
The sequence above is drawn from the Vigna radiata var. radiata cultivar VC1973A chromosome 3, Vradiata_ver6, whole genome shotgun sequence genome and encodes:
- the LOC106757879 gene encoding 26S proteasome regulatory subunit 4 homolog A, with protein sequence MGQGTPGGLNRQGLPGDRKPDGGDKKEKKFEPAAPPARVGRKQRKQKGPEAAARLPTVTPLSKCKLRLLKLERIKDYLLMEEEFVANQERLKPQEEKAEEDRSKVDDLRGSPMSVGNLEELIDENHAIVSSSVGPEYYVGILSFVDKDQLEPGCAILMHNKVLSVVGLLQDEVDPMVSVMKVEKAPLESYADIGGLDAQIQEIKEAVELPLTHPELYEDIGIKPPKGVILYGEPGTGKTLLAKAVANSTSATFLRVVGSELIQKYLGDGPKLVRELFRVADDLSPSIVFIDEIDAVGTKRYDAHSGGEREIQRTMLELLNQLDGFDSRGDVKVILATNRIESLDPALLRPGRIDRKIEFPLPDIKTRRRIFQIHTSRMTLADDVNLEEFVMTKDEFSGADIKAICTEAGLLALRERRMKVTHADFKKAKDKVMFKKKEGVPEGLYM